A window of Helicobacter pylori genomic DNA:
TTGCTCAATCCCTGAATCTTCTAAATCGCACAATATCACCAAAGCGTTTTCATACAGCCCTTTGACGCTCGCTTTAGGGCCATAAAACTCTGTCCCGCACATGGGGTGCGCGGCGATGAAATTTTGACGGATGCTTTTAGGGATATTGCGAATGATTTGCACTTTAGCACCCCCTAAATCAATGATTGTTGCGCTTTTTTTGATAGGAGTCATTTTTTTCAAACATTCAATGATACCCTCAACCGGAATGGCCAAAAAAATCACATCGCATTCTAAAATCTTTTCAAATTCCACGCATTCATCTACAAGCCCCAAAGTCAAAGCCAATTTAGCATGCAAAGCGTTATGATCATAGCCTATAACGCTTTTAAAACGCCCCCATTCTTGTAAGGCTAGCCCTAAACTGCCCCCCATAAGCCCTAAACCAATAATGCCTGCTTTCATGCCAAATT
This region includes:
- a CDS encoding prephenate dehydrogenase, which encodes MKAGIIGLGLMGGSLGLALQEWGRFKSVIGYDHNALHAKLALTLGLVDECVEFEKILECDVIFLAIPVEGIIECLKKMTPIKKSATIIDLGGAKVQIIRNIPKSIRQNFIAAHPMCGTEFYGPKASVKGLYENALVILCDLEDSGIEQVEIAKEIFLGIKAHLIKMKSNEHDTHVAYISHLPHVLSYALANSVLKQNDPEMILSLAGGGFRDMSRLSKSSPLMWKDIFKQNRDNVLEAIQKCEKEIAQAKTWIENNDYESLAEWMAQANKLQEFM